From one Lolium rigidum isolate FL_2022 chromosome 4, APGP_CSIRO_Lrig_0.1, whole genome shotgun sequence genomic stretch:
- the LOC124648984 gene encoding NADP-dependent malic enzyme, chloroplastic-like isoform X1, which translates to MELESAAKHEEDGVPQGASACRADGSGVDGLRGHSLLRDPRHNKGLAFSEKERDAHYLRGLLPPAIFSQDHQEKKIMHNLRQYTVPLQRYIAMMDLQERNERLFYKLLIDNVEELLPVVYTPVVGEACQKYGSIYRRPQGLYISLKDKGKVLEVLKNWPERSIQVIVVTDGERILGLGDLGCQGMGIPVGKLSLYTALGGVRPSACLPITIDVGTNNQTLLDDEYYIGLKQRRATGEEYHELLQEFMTAVKQNYGEKVLVQFEDFANHNAFDLLAKYSKSHLVFNDDIQGTASVVLAGLLAALKVIGGGLADQTYLFLGAGEAGTGIAELIALEMSKHTELPIDDCRKKIWLVDSKGLLVESRKESLQHFKKPFAHEHEPLTTLLEAVQSIKPTVLIGTSGVGKTFTQEVVEAMASFNEKPVIFSLSNPTSHSECTAEEAYTWTKGTAVFASGSPFDPVEYEGKTYVPGQSNNAYVFPGFGLGVVISGAIRVHDDMLLAASEALAEQVSQENFDKGLIFPPFTNIRKISAEIAARVAAKAYDLGLASRLPRPDDLVKYAESCMYTPLYRSYR; encoded by the exons ATGGAACTTGAAAGCGCCGCCAAGCACGAGGAAGACGGCGTACCGCAAGGGGCAAGCGCATGCCGCGCAGATGGTTCTGGTGTTGACGGTCTGCG CGGGCACTCGCTGCTGAGGGACCCGCGGCACAACAAGGGGCTGGCCTTCTCGGAGAAGGAGCGCGACGCGCACTACCTCCGGGGCCTCCTCCCGCCGGCGATCTTCTCGCAGGACCACCAGGAGAAGAAGATCATGCACAACCTCCGCCAGTACACCGTGCCCCTGCAGCGCTACATCGCCATGATGGACCTGCAGGAGCGGAACGAGCGGCTCTTCTACAAGCTCCTCATCGACAACGTCGAGGAGCTGCTCCCCGTCGTCTACACCCCCGTCGTCGGAGAGGCGTGCCAGAAGTACGGAAGCATCTACCGGCGCCCGCAGGGGCTCTACATCAGCCTCAAGGACAA GGGCAAGGTCCTCGAGGTGCTCAAGAACTGGCCTGAGAGGAGCATCCAGGTCATCGTCGTCACTGACGGCGAGCGCATTCTGGGGCTCGGAGATCTGGGTTGCCAGGGAATGGGGATTCCTGTTGGCAAGCTGTCCCTGTACACCGCCCTCGGAGGAGTCCGTCCGTCAGCT TGCCTGCCAATCACGATTGATGTCGGCACCAACAACCAGACACTGCTCGATGACGAGTACTACATCGGGCTCAAGCAACGCCGTGCTACTGGCGAG GAATACCATGAGCTTCTGCAAGAGTTCATGACTGCTGTCAAGCAGAACTACGGCGAGAAGGTCCTCGTCCAGTTTGAGGACTTTGCCAACCACAACGCTTTCGACCTGCTCGCCAAGTACAGCAAGAGCCATCTCGTCTTCAATGACGATATCCAG GGCACGGCATCAGTTGTCCTGGCAGGCCTCCTGGCGGCGCTGAAGGTGATCGGTGGAGGCCTTGCAGACCAGACTTACCTCTTCCTTGGTGCTGGAGAGGCCGGCACTGGCATTGCAGAGCTTATTGCTCTTGAGATGTCAAAACAT ACGGAACTCCCGATCGACGACTGCCGCAAGAAGATCTGGCTGGTGGACTCTAAG GGACTGTTGGTGGAGTCGAGAAAAGAGTCTCTCCAGCACTTCAAGAAGCCATTCGCTCACGAGCATGAGCCCCTGACGACCCTGCTCGAGGCCGTCCAGTCCATCAAGCCAACCGTGCTGATCGGAACCTCGGGCGTCGGGAAGACCTTCACCCAGGAGGTGGTCGAGGCCATGGCCTCCTTCAACGAG AAACCTGTCATCTTCTCGCTGTCGAACCCGACGTCGCACTCGGAgtgcacggcggaggaggcctaCACCTGGACCAAGGGCACGGCGGTGTTCGCGTCCGGGAGCCCCTTCGACCCGGTGGAGTACGAGGGGAAGACGTACGTGCCCGGGCAGTCGAACAACGCCTACGTGTTCCCGGGGTTCGGCCTCGGAGTCGTCATCTCCGGCGCCATCCGCGTCCACGACGACATGCTCCTCGCCGCGTCGGAGGCGCTGGCGGAGCAGGTGAGCCAGGAGAACTTCGACAAGGGCCTCATCTTCCCGCCCTTCACCAACATCCGCAAGATCTCGGCCGAGATCGCCGCCAGGGTCGCCGCCAAGGCCTACGACCTCGGCCTGGCCAGCAGGCTGCCGCGGCCGGACGACCTGGTCAAGTACGCCGAGAGCTGCATGTACACCCCGCTCTACCGCAGCTACCGGTAA
- the LOC124648984 gene encoding NADP-dependent malic enzyme, chloroplastic-like isoform X2: MVGGGVSDVYGEDRATEEQLITPWSFSVASGHSLLRDPRHNKGLAFSEKERDAHYLRGLLPPAIFSQDHQEKKIMHNLRQYTVPLQRYIAMMDLQERNERLFYKLLIDNVEELLPVVYTPVVGEACQKYGSIYRRPQGLYISLKDKGKVLEVLKNWPERSIQVIVVTDGERILGLGDLGCQGMGIPVGKLSLYTALGGVRPSACLPITIDVGTNNQTLLDDEYYIGLKQRRATGEEYHELLQEFMTAVKQNYGEKVLVQFEDFANHNAFDLLAKYSKSHLVFNDDIQGTASVVLAGLLAALKVIGGGLADQTYLFLGAGEAGTGIAELIALEMSKHTELPIDDCRKKIWLVDSKGLLVESRKESLQHFKKPFAHEHEPLTTLLEAVQSIKPTVLIGTSGVGKTFTQEVVEAMASFNEKPVIFSLSNPTSHSECTAEEAYTWTKGTAVFASGSPFDPVEYEGKTYVPGQSNNAYVFPGFGLGVVISGAIRVHDDMLLAASEALAEQVSQENFDKGLIFPPFTNIRKISAEIAARVAAKAYDLGLASRLPRPDDLVKYAESCMYTPLYRSYR; this comes from the exons ATGgtgggcggcggcgtctcggacgtGTACGGCGAGGACAGGGCCACCGAGGAGCAGCTCATCACGCCATGGTCATTCTCCGTCGCCAG CGGGCACTCGCTGCTGAGGGACCCGCGGCACAACAAGGGGCTGGCCTTCTCGGAGAAGGAGCGCGACGCGCACTACCTCCGGGGCCTCCTCCCGCCGGCGATCTTCTCGCAGGACCACCAGGAGAAGAAGATCATGCACAACCTCCGCCAGTACACCGTGCCCCTGCAGCGCTACATCGCCATGATGGACCTGCAGGAGCGGAACGAGCGGCTCTTCTACAAGCTCCTCATCGACAACGTCGAGGAGCTGCTCCCCGTCGTCTACACCCCCGTCGTCGGAGAGGCGTGCCAGAAGTACGGAAGCATCTACCGGCGCCCGCAGGGGCTCTACATCAGCCTCAAGGACAA GGGCAAGGTCCTCGAGGTGCTCAAGAACTGGCCTGAGAGGAGCATCCAGGTCATCGTCGTCACTGACGGCGAGCGCATTCTGGGGCTCGGAGATCTGGGTTGCCAGGGAATGGGGATTCCTGTTGGCAAGCTGTCCCTGTACACCGCCCTCGGAGGAGTCCGTCCGTCAGCT TGCCTGCCAATCACGATTGATGTCGGCACCAACAACCAGACACTGCTCGATGACGAGTACTACATCGGGCTCAAGCAACGCCGTGCTACTGGCGAG GAATACCATGAGCTTCTGCAAGAGTTCATGACTGCTGTCAAGCAGAACTACGGCGAGAAGGTCCTCGTCCAGTTTGAGGACTTTGCCAACCACAACGCTTTCGACCTGCTCGCCAAGTACAGCAAGAGCCATCTCGTCTTCAATGACGATATCCAG GGCACGGCATCAGTTGTCCTGGCAGGCCTCCTGGCGGCGCTGAAGGTGATCGGTGGAGGCCTTGCAGACCAGACTTACCTCTTCCTTGGTGCTGGAGAGGCCGGCACTGGCATTGCAGAGCTTATTGCTCTTGAGATGTCAAAACAT ACGGAACTCCCGATCGACGACTGCCGCAAGAAGATCTGGCTGGTGGACTCTAAG GGACTGTTGGTGGAGTCGAGAAAAGAGTCTCTCCAGCACTTCAAGAAGCCATTCGCTCACGAGCATGAGCCCCTGACGACCCTGCTCGAGGCCGTCCAGTCCATCAAGCCAACCGTGCTGATCGGAACCTCGGGCGTCGGGAAGACCTTCACCCAGGAGGTGGTCGAGGCCATGGCCTCCTTCAACGAG AAACCTGTCATCTTCTCGCTGTCGAACCCGACGTCGCACTCGGAgtgcacggcggaggaggcctaCACCTGGACCAAGGGCACGGCGGTGTTCGCGTCCGGGAGCCCCTTCGACCCGGTGGAGTACGAGGGGAAGACGTACGTGCCCGGGCAGTCGAACAACGCCTACGTGTTCCCGGGGTTCGGCCTCGGAGTCGTCATCTCCGGCGCCATCCGCGTCCACGACGACATGCTCCTCGCCGCGTCGGAGGCGCTGGCGGAGCAGGTGAGCCAGGAGAACTTCGACAAGGGCCTCATCTTCCCGCCCTTCACCAACATCCGCAAGATCTCGGCCGAGATCGCCGCCAGGGTCGCCGCCAAGGCCTACGACCTCGGCCTGGCCAGCAGGCTGCCGCGGCCGGACGACCTGGTCAAGTACGCCGAGAGCTGCATGTACACCCCGCTCTACCGCAGCTACCGGTAA